From a single Nymphaea colorata isolate Beijing-Zhang1983 chromosome 4, ASM883128v2, whole genome shotgun sequence genomic region:
- the LOC116252743 gene encoding plasma membrane ATPase 4 — MAPPEEGSSGTGLTLEEIKNEAVDLVRIPIGEVFELLKCTDKGLTTEEGQHRLQIFGPNKLEEKKESKLLKFLGFMWNPLSWVMEIAAVMAIALANGGGKPPDWQDFVGIVVLLFINSTISFIEENNAGNAAAALMAGLAPKTKVLRDGRWSEQDASILVPGDVISIKLGDIVPADARLLEGDPLKIDQAALTGESLPVTKNPGDEVFSGSTCKQGEIEAIVIATGVHTFFGKAAHLVDSTNNVGHFQKVLTAIGNFCICSIAIGMLIEILVMYPIQRRRYRDGIDNLLVLLIGGIPIAMPTVLSVTMAIGSHRLSEQGAITKRMTAIEEMAGMDVLCSDKTGTLTLNKLTIDKNLIEVFVKGLEKDMAMLLAARASRVENQDAIDAATVGMLADPKEARAGIKEVHFLPFNPVDKRTAITYIEQDGSWHRASKGAPEQIVELCNLREDTKKKVHSIIDRFADRGLRSLAVARQVVPEKTKESAGGPWQFVGLLPLFDPPRHDSAETIRRALNLGVNVKMITGDQLAIAKETGRRLGMGTNMYPSSTLLGQSKDQSIAALPVDELIEKADGFAGVFPEHKYEIVRKLQERKHICGMTGDGVNDAPALKKADIGIAVADATDAARGASDIVLTEPGLSVIVSAVLTSRAIFQRMKNYTIYAVSITIRIVLGFMLIALIWKFDFSPFMVLIIAILNDGTIMTISKDRVKPSPLPDSWKLKEIFATGIILGSYLAMMTVIFFWGAHETDFFSNTFGVRSIRDSNYELTAALYLQVSIVSQALIFVTRSRSWSFIERPGLLLVGAFFIAQLIATFIAVYANWGFARIKGMGWGWAGVIWLYSVIFYIPLDILKFAVRYGLSGKAWDSLLENKTAFTTKRDYGKGEREAQWALAQRTLHGLQNPEVSDLLNEKNSYRELSEIAEQAKRRAEVARLRELHTLKGHVESVVKLKGLDIDTMQQHYTV, encoded by the exons ATGGCGCCGCCCGAGGAGGGCAGCAGTGGGACGGGGCTCACCCTCGAGGAGATCAAGAACGAAGCTGTTGATCTT GTGAGGATCCCCATCGGGGAGGTATTCGAGCTGTTGAAATGCACCGATAAGGGCTTGACCACGGAGGAGGGGCAGCATCGTCTCCAGATCTTTGGCCCAAACAAGTTGGAGGAAAAGAAG GAGAGCAAGCTCCTCAAGTTCTTGGGCTTCATGTGGAACCCCCTGTCCTGGGTCATGGAGATCGCCGCCGTCATGGCCATCGCTCTTGCCAACGGAGGA GGAAAGCCACCGGATTGGCAAGATTTCGTGGGTATCGTCGTTCTGCTATTCATCAACTCCACTATCAGTTTCATTGAAGAGAACAATGCTGGGAACGCAGCAGCTGCTCTCATGGCGGGTCTTGCTCCAAAAACCAAG GTGCTTCGAGATGGGAGATGGAGTGAGCAGGACGCTTCGATTCTTGTGCCAGGGGACGTGATCAGCATCAAGCTCGGCGACATCGTCCCCGCCGATGCCCGGCTTCTTGAAGGGGACCCTCTGAAGATCGACCAAGCCGCCCTCACCGGCGAGTCCCTGCCCGTCACCAAGAACCCCGGCGACGAGGTCTTCTCCGGCTCGACCTGCAAGCAAGGTGAGATCGAGGCCATCGTCATTGCCACCGGCGTCCACACCTTCTTTGGGAAGGCAGCCCACTTGGTGGACAGCACTAACAACGTCGGCCACTTCCAGAAG GTTCTTACGGCTATCGGCAACTTCTGTATATGTTCCATCGCTATAGGCATGTTAATCGAGATCTTGGTGATGTACCCCATCCAGCGCCGTCGGTACAGGGATGGGATCGACAACCTGCTGGTGCTCTTGATCGGCGGCATCCCCATTGCCATGCCCACTGTCCTGTCCGTGACCATGGCCATCGGTTCCCACAGGCTGTCCGAGCAGGGTGCCATCACTAAGCGCATGACTGCCATCGAGGAGATGGCGGGAATGGACGTCCTTTGCAGCGACAAGACCGGCACCCTCACTCTCAACAAGCTCACCATCGACAAGAACCTCATCGAG GTGTTCGTCAAGGGACTGGAGAAGGACATGGCGATGTTGCTTGCGGCAAGGGCGTCGAGGGTTGAAAACCAGGACGCCATCGATGCTGCCACCGTCGGAATGCTGGCAGACCCTAAAGAG GCAAGAGCAGGCATCAAGGAGGTTCACTTCTTGCCTTTCAACCCGGTTGACAAGAGGACGGCCATCACCTACATCGAACAAGACGGCTCTTGGCACCGTGCCAGCAAAGGTGCACCCGAGCAG ATAGTGGAGCTCTGCAATTTGAGAGAGGATACCAAGAAGAAGGTTCACTCCATCATCGATAGGTTTGCTGATCGTGGTCTCCGCTCACTGGCAGTCGCAAGACAG GTGGTGCCTGAGAAGACGAAAGAAAGCGCAGGAGGTCCATGGCAGTTCGTTGGTTTGTTGCCTCTGTTTGACCCGCCTCGACACGACAGCGCCGAGACCATCCGGCGGGCTCTCAACCTGGGCGTCAACGTCAAGATGATCACCGGCGATCAGCTTGCCATCGCCAAGGAGACTGGGAGAAGGCTGGGCATGGGCACCAATATGTACCCTTCCTCCACTCTGCTGGGCCAGAGTAAGGACCAGTCAATTGCGGCTCTCCCTGTCGATGAATTGATTGAGAAGGCCGATGGCTTCGCTGGCGTCTTCCCAG AGCACAAGTACGAGATCGTGAGGAAACTACAGGAGAGGAAGCACATCTGTGGCATGACTGGAGATGGTGTCAACGATGCTCCTGCACTCAAGAAGGCTGACATTGGCATCGCCGTCGCAGACGCCACCGATGCAGCCAGGGGTGCATCAGATATCGTACTCACTGAACCTGGTTTGAGCGTCATTGTTAGTGCTGTCTTGACGAGCAGGGCCATCTTCCAGAGGATGAAGAATTACACT ataTACGCCGTGTCCATCACGATCCGTATAGTT CTCGGTTTCATGCTCATTGCTCTTATTTGGAAGTTTGACTTCTCCCCTTTCATGGTTTTGATCATCGCCATTCTCAACGATg GGACGATCATGACGATCTCAAAGGACAGAGTGAAGCCATCGCCCCTGCCGGACAGTTGGAAGTTGAAGGAGATCTTTGCCACCGGTATTATACTCGGAAGCTACCTCGCCATGATGACGGTCATCTTCTTCTGGGGTGCTCATGAGACTGACTTCTTCTCC AATACATTTGGTGTCAGATCGATTAGAGACAGCAATTACGAATTGACAGCCGCTCTTTACCTCCAAGTAAGTATAGTGAGCCAGGCCCTCATCTTCGTGACACGTTCAAGGAGCTGGTCCTTCATCGAGCGCCCTGGCCTCTTGTTGGTCGGCGCCTTCTTCATTGCCCAGCTG ATTGCAACGTTCATTGCTGTCTATGCTAACTGGGGCTTCGCACGAATCAAAGGAATGGGATGGGGATGGGCAGGAGTGATCTGGCTCTACAGTGTTATCTTCTACATTCCCCTTGACATCCTCAAGTTTGCAGTCCGCTATGGTTTGAGTGGGAAAGCCTGGGATTCCTTGCTCGAAAACAAG ACGGCCTTCACAACGAAGAGGGATTACGGGAAAGGAGAGAGGGAGGCGCAGTGGGCTCTTGCACAGCGCACCCTCCATGGGCTTCAAAACCCCGAGGTTTCTGACCTTTTGAACGAGAAGAACAGCTACAGGGAACTGTCAGAGATTGCAGAGCAGGCAAAGAGGCGTGCCGAGGTCGCCAG GTTACGAGAGCTTCACACACTTAAGGGACATGTAGAGTCTGTTGTCAAGTTGAAGGGCTTGGATATAGACACCATGCAACAACACTACACTGTTTAA